TCGACGTCCAGATCATCGCCGCCAACCGCTACCCCGACTTCATCGAGGCCGGTATCGACGTCGCGATCCGCACGCGGGAGCAGGAGCCAGATTCCAACATCATCATCCGCCGCATCGGCCAGATGCGCCGGGTGCTGGCGGCAGCACCATCCTATCTCGCGACGCACGGCGCCCCCGAGCATCCCGCCGATCTCGCACGCCACGATATGCTGGTCTACAACCTCGCCAACGATCCCTATTCGCTGCGCCTGAGCAAGGGCAGCACGACGCAGACCATTCGCATCGCGCCAACGCTCGACAGCAATGATGGCCAGATCATCTGCGGCGCCGCGCGCGCAGGGCTCGGCATCCTGATCCAGCCGCTTTACATCGTGCAGAGCGACATCGCGGCCGGCAAGCTCGTGCCGGTCCTGACCGACTGGGAATTGCCGTTGCTGACAATGAACGTGGCCTACCAGAACCGCGTCCGGCTGCCCGCGAAGATCAGGGTGTTTTCGGACTTTCTGGTCGACCACATCCGCGCGCATTCCGATGCCGGGATCTGGATCGAGGCGACGTAAACGGTCGGCCGGCCACTACTCGGTCCGGTTGAGCACCCGCGCCCGTACGGTGGACGACGGCCGCGAGCGGGGCGCCGCCCGCGGTTCCGGCGGGACAGCGCGCCGGGCTGCCTCGGCCTCGTGCTGTTCCTTGCGGGCCTTCCCCGCGTCTCGCATGGCGCGCTTGATGAAGGGATGCTGCGAGTCCTCGGCGAAGAACAACACGACTTCGCAACCTGGGCACTGTCGGGAATAGCCGTCCTGCAACCGTCCCGCGCGATCGCGAAACATCGTCTTGCAGCGCGTGCACTGGACCTGGACGAAGCTCATACGCCGACAACAATGATGATTGCAAATCGGCGGCTAAGGTGAGCCGAATGTCTGAAGAAAGCCTGAAAACCGGTTGCGACTTTCTTTGCACGTCTTGAGGCCAACCGGCTGCGCGTCGCTATTGCTTCGCCGCCATCGCGTCCAGGCAGTGGTTGAGAAAGACGGTCCGATCTCGCGGCAGCACCTTCTCCAGGTCTGCCTTCAGGGCGCATTCGCGCTGACGGATCTGCTCCGCGCGGCGCTTTTCGGCCGCCTCGCGGTATTCGGGAGCAACCTTGCTGGGATCGACCAAGCCCTGAGACCGGGCAGGCGCCGTGGCAAGCAGCGCGAGCGCTGCGATGATAATGACTTGTTTCAAATGAGCCTCCGTAAAAGCGCTCATCCTAGCGCCTGGTTTCGGAAGGCTCAAACGGCAAGTGCGATGGCGCCGATCAATAGCGCGGCTTGACCAACCCGGGTCGTTGGGACCGGCGGTCTGGTTTGACAACATCAACTTCTCCGAGCGACGTCCGTCACTTCGGGGCGTGGTCGATCTTGTGCCCCAAATGGCCGGTGTCGTGATCGCGCCGCAACTGGCTGAGCGACGTCTCGTTCAACTGATGCAAGACCTCGCTAAGCTGGGTCGCATCAGGATAGCCGGCCGCAAAACCCTTGCCGTAGATCTTGCGCAATGTACCAACCAGCGTATTGCCGTGCTTTTTGCTGATCGCGCTATCCTTGTCCCGATGGCGATCATCCAGGCCATGTTCCTTCATGGGTCGCTCCCTGTGCG
This portion of the Bradyrhizobium diazoefficiens genome encodes:
- a CDS encoding LysR family transcriptional regulator encodes the protein MDRLLQLEVFSRTAELGSLSKAAEILRMSNAAASRHLSALEERLAVRLIERNTRRQWLTEAGQELLQRCSTLLNELAEAEDAVSDRALSPKGMLRVTSSLSFAMIYMAPMLPAFRKLYPKLDVQIIAANRYPDFIEAGIDVAIRTREQEPDSNIIIRRIGQMRRVLAAAPSYLATHGAPEHPADLARHDMLVYNLANDPYSLRLSKGSTTQTIRIAPTLDSNDGQIICGAARAGLGILIQPLYIVQSDIAAGKLVPVLTDWELPLLTMNVAYQNRVRLPAKIRVFSDFLVDHIRAHSDAGIWIEAT